From the Flavobacteriales bacterium genome, the window TCGGACATCAATACCTGTTAGGTGAATTGAGCATTTGGAATCACAATGACCCGGATAACCTCCCTCGTGGAGTAGATGCACTGCATGTGGATTATTCGGAAGATGGACAGAACTGGTCCAATCTGGGAACCTTCAATGTTCCGGCAGCTGATGGTACAAGCATCTACGAAGGGGATGTGCTGACCGATTTCAATTCAGAACAAGCGAGATATGTGCTCTTGACAGTAGAAAGCACCCATGGTGCTCCTTTCTGTGCAGGCTTCTCTGAGCTCAAGATCGGAGTAGAAGGAGTGGTGACCGATATCACCGAATTCCAAACGCCCGATGCGTGTTTCGATGTATCCATCTATCCCAATCCGCACCGGGATATCTTCAATGCACGCATCCGTTCTCAATGCGGAGGACAGATGAATGTCATGATTCACGATGCCATGGGAAGATTGGTAGATGAACGATTTCTGTCGGGGCTTAATACGGAGGAGTTCATGACTTTCGATAATGCAGAACTACCTGCAGGCATCTACTATCTGACCGTCCAACAGGCCGATGCACTCGGTCGCTATCAGATCGTCAGGACGCGATAAGGGGTCGACATACTCACCGCTGACAGTTGATGTCGGCCGTCATAGGATTTTGAATCGAATCCATATCTTGCCACGACCCTAATATTTTAGACTATGAAATGGCGAGGTAGACAGGCTTCACGTAACGTACAGGACCGAAGAGGAAGTGGGGGCGGCATGCGCATTCCAGGTGGACGCATGGGAGGGGGATTGGGATGTGGAGGATTGATCATCATACTGATCGTCATCCTACTCGGAGGAGATCCTACCATGCTGCTTCAGCAGCAGACACAACAAGCTCCTTCCACTGAATATAGGCAGACTCCAGGTCAAGAACGAGCTGATGATGAACTGGCCCAATTCGTCAAAGTAGTACTCAAGGACACCGAGGACGTGTGGAACAAATTGTATCCCGATGCTACCGGCAGGCCGTATCAAGAACCAACACTTGTCTTATTCGATGGCCAGGTGCAGAGTGCATGCGGATTTGCCAGTTCCGCTACTGGTCCTTTCTACTGTCCGGCCGATCAGCAACTTTATATAGACCTCAGTTTCTACAGGGACCTATCAGAGCGATTCGGAGCACCGGGTGATTTTGCCATGGCCTATGTGGTGGCCCATGAGGTGGCACATCATATCCAGAATCTGTTGGGATATACGCGTCAGGTACAATCGCAGAAAGGAAGGATTCCCGAACGCGAGTACAATCAACTCAGTGTGCGTTTAGAGCTTCAAGCCGATTTTCTGGCAGGTGTCTGGGCGCATCATGTGGAAAAGGCAGGCTACCTGGAAGGGGGTGATATCCAAGAAGCAATGAATGCTGCCAATGCCATCGGAGATGATCGCATCCAGAAGCAGGCTCGCGGATATGTGGTGCCGGATAGCTTCACCCACGGCACATCAGAACAGCGTATGCGCTGGTTCCAAAAGGGCTATCAGACCGGAGATATCCGGCAGGGTGATACCTTCTCCGAACAGAATCTTTAAGATACGCCCAGCATAGGCCGCACCTTATCTGTTAAGACTCTCAGGTGAAGAAGATGGCGTGGATGACACCAGGAATCCATCCCAATAGGGTCAGAATGATGTTCACGGCCAATTTTTTACCTGCTCCATGCTCGAGAGCAACGGCAAGTGGTGGGAGGATGATTGCGAGAATGACTTTTACTATTCCAGACATGGTATGTGATTATTAAGGTTAATATCCATGTCCAAGTCATATTTGTGCCACTTTACATCTACCTGAATGTCAGAGGTTTATAATTACCTGAAAGCCCTCGCTGGGAAAGCTTCTCCCCATGATCGAGGTCTTCGGTCCCGACCTCAGAGCATGTTCTTCTTAATATGGTACCGATGCCACTCGTACCATTGGATACAGGAGTCGAGACGGTTTTCTTATCCTTGAACAGCAAACGAAAACTCCACAGATGATACGATTACGATTCCTTCCTGTCTATGCCCTCATTCTTGTAATGACCTTCAGCATTCAGACACTTTCTGCTCAGAAGAAAAAAAGTGAGGCAGAGTCTCCAGAGAGCAAAGGCTTCTTCCAGGACAGCACCTTTTCAGATATCAAGTTCCGCTCCATCGGACCTGCATTCATGTCTGGCCGTATCGCTGATATCGCTATCCATCCCGAAGATGAAAGCACGTGGTATATCGCTGTAGGTTCAGGAGGGGTTTGGAAGACCGAGAATCATGGCACCACATGGAAACCCATTTTCGATTCGCAATCTGTGTATTCCACCGGATGTGTGACCATCGACCCTAGCAATCCACATACGGTTTGGGTAGGTACGGGAGAGAATGTAGGTGGAAGACACGTGAGTTTTGGTGATGGCATCTATCGCAGTACTGATGGAGGTTCATCTTGGAAGAACATGGGCCTCGCTAAGAGTGAGCACATCTCCAAGATCATCATCCATCCAGATAACTCCGATAAGATATGGGTAGCTGCTCAAGGCCCCCTATGGAGCAAGGGCGGTGAGCGCGGACTCTATGTATCTTCTGATGGAGGAGAGAGTTGGGAACGGACTCTCGGTGATGATCAATGGACCGGAGTCACCGATCTGGTCATCGACCCGCGCGATCCCATGGTGCTCTATGCCGCTACATGGGATAGACACCGTACGGTAGCCGCATACATGGGCGGAGGGCCCGGCTCAGGACTGCACCGAAGTACCGATGGAGGAATGACCTGGGAAAAGCTCACTTCTGGACTTCCATCGAGCAATCTTGGAAAGATCGGGCTTGCCATCTCACCGCAGGATCCGGATGTGCTCTATGCAGCTATCGAACTGGATAATAGGAGTGGAGCGGTCTACCGCTCAGCAGATAGAGGCAGTTCCTGGACCGAGATGTCCAAGACGGTATCCGGTGCCACAGGACCGCATTACTATCAAGAACTCTATGCCAGTCCGCATCAGTTCGACAAGCTCTATCTCATGGATGTGCGCGTACAAGTCTCTGATGATGGAGGGAAGACCTTTGTGCGGATGAACGAGAAGCACAAGCACAGCGACAACCATGCGATGGCTTTCAAGCTCTCTGACCCTGACTATCGATTGGTCGGTTCAGATGGGGGGCTGTATGAATCCTTCGATGGGGAGAAGACCTGGCGCTTCATGGCCAATCTACCTTTGACGCAGTTCTACAAGGTAGCTGTAGACGATTCTGAACCCTTTTACTTCATCTATGGAGGTACTCAGGATAACAACACCCAAGGTGGTCCATCACGCACGGATAATTACCACGGCATCAGGAATGCCGATTGGTTCATCACTCTCTGGGGCGATGGGCATCAACCTGCTACGGAGCCGGGCAATCCGGACATAATGTACAGCGAGTGGCAACAGGGGAACCTCTGTCGTATCGATCGAACTACTGGAGAATTCGTCTATATCAAACCTCAGGCGGAAGAAGGTGCTCCGCATGAGCGATTCAATTGGGACGCTCCCATTTTGGTGAGTCCACACAACCCGCAGCGACTCTACTTTGCCTCTCAACGCGTTTGGAGATCGGATAATCGAGGAGATACCTGGGAGGCCATTTCAGAAGACCTCACCCGCAATGAAGAAAGATTTGCGCTGGAGATCATGGGCAGTTCTCAGGGTATCGATAATCCCTGGGATGTCTATGCCATGTCGGATTACAATACCATTACTTCTTTGGCCGAATCCCCTTTGAGATCGGGATTGATATATGCCGGAACAGATGACGGGATCATCCAGATCACAGAAGATGGCGGGTCTACTTGGCGTAAGGTCCTGGTCAATGCGCTTCCAGGAGTCCCAGCAACCGCTTTTGTCAATGATATCAAGGCCGACCTCCACGATGAGAATACGGTCTATGTGATTCTGGACGACCATAAGTCAGGTGATTATTCTCCTTTTGTATACAAGAGTTCGGATAAGGGTGCGACATGGAAGAATATGGGCAAGGGCCTTCCCACTCCATTGCTCGCATGGCGTATCGTACAGGATCATGAAGACGAAAACCTCTTCTTCCTGGCTACCGAATTCGGTATCTATACCTCACTGGATGCAGGACAACGATGGGTGAAATTCACTGGAGGATTACCAACGATCTCTTTCAGAGACCTGGCCATACAGCGCAGAGAGAACGACCTGGTAGGCGCCTCCTTCGGAAGAGGGTTCTATGTCTTGGATGATTATGCTTTCCTACGTGAGGTGAGCGAAGAGGAACTGGCCAAGGAATCTGTCATCTTTCCGATCAAGGATGCCCTCTGGTATATCAAGCGACCCGTGTTGAGTTTCAGTGAAAAAGGTTCTCAAGGAGATGCCTATTTCACCGCTCCGAATCCGCCTTTTGGAGCCACCTTCACCTATCATCTGAATGAGGGTCTCAAATCCAAGAAGGAGATGAGAAAAGAAGCGGAGAAGGAACGGAAGAATAAAGACCAGGACATCACCTTTCCGGGCTGGGACAGCCTGGATGATGAGTATATGCAAGAAGCTCCCGCGCTCTGGGCTATTATTAAAGATGGAGAGGGACGAGTGATCCGCAAATTGAAAGCCCCACATTCTAAAGGATTCCATAGATTGACTTGGGATCTCAGGCGTCCATCTACTCGCAGAGTGAGTTTGGAGGACAAACCCGTAGGTGCCCCAGAGGATGAGCCTACTGGACTGATGGTAGGTCCAGGAGATTATACGGTAAGTCTGGTCAAACAGGTGGATGGCGAATTCACAGAGATCGCGCCTGATCGCTCCTTCAAAGTGGTCAAGATGAAAGAGGGTGCACTGGAAGGGGCCTCACCTCAAGAAGTGGCTGCATTCTGGAAGGAACTGGAGGATTTCCAGAGGGACCGCTCGGCTATCACCTTTGAATTAGAAAGGGCTCAGAAACGGGTCAAAGCGCTCCAGACAGCTCTCGCCAGAGCGGGATCACGTCCAGGTGACCTGGATAGTAGATTACACGCTACACTGATGGAGTTGAAAGAATTGGATCGTCAGTTGAATGGCAGCCCTTCAAAGAGGGCAGTTCGGGAGAATACCGCACCTACCTTGTCGAATCGCTATGGCTTTGCCCGCACGGGAGTGGGGAATTCGACCTATGGACCTACACCGGCACATCGCGAAAGTCTCACTATGGCTCAAGAGGAGTTGGGAGAGATCCGATCCTCGACCCAAGAACTGTTGGATGAGACACTTCCCGGCCTAGAGAAGGAGGTGCGTGATACGGGAGCTCCTTGGGTAGAAGGGATGTCAGCGCCATTGGGAAGATGATCTATCCATGATTGGCGCATCACATATTCAGTTACTTGGCCAATATGTCCTCGCCTTTGGGTTGATGATTGGCCTTTTGTCATGCGCGGACACTCACACAGACTCGGAATCTGATATGGGCCTAGGGACCCATACTGAATCAAGGGACTACCTGATCGCCTATAATGTATTGGTGCCTGATAGCGCTAACGAATCCAATTACGAAGTATTCCTTACGGATATGGAGGGTTCATATCATCGGAATCTGACGAATCATCCAGATGTTGCCTGGACCTATGAAGCGTACGATGATCGCATCCTCTTCAACTCGGATCGCGATACCTGCTATCGATGCTATTTCCTCTATGAGATGGACGTCCAAGGCAAGATCCTCCAAAAGGTGTCGGACATTCAGCTCCAGGACAGTTGGATGGGTGTGCGTAAAGAAGGCCAAGAGCTCCTCGTGAATCCCAAGCACGATTCTGTTTTCTATCTGATCGATCGTGAAGGGAACTTGCTTGAGAGACTGGATCCGGGAATGAAGTATATCAATGACCCGGCATTCTCACCTGATGGTCTGCAGATAGTGTTCAGAGGCTCATTGAGGAGCAAGAAGGAAAAACGGGACCGATATATGAATGTACCGCATTCTGAGAGGCTGGAGAAAGAGTTCATCGATGAACTCTACATCATGAGTAGTGATGGATCGGATGTCAGGCAGCTGACCCACTATCCCATAGGAGACACCACGGCTCTCTGGTATAATTACCATGCAGGGCCACCGCGATGGCATCCCAAAGAGGGGTATATATCCTATCAAAGTAAGCAGGATGGGAAATCCAGTCTTTTTGGGGTGCAGCCTGACGGAAGTAGCATGGGCCGTCTCACAGACCTAGAGGGACAGGAGGGATGGCATGATTGGAGCCCCGATGGACGCTACTTGGTCATTGAGGTTTGGGACTTGGACTATGAGCGCTCAGATATCATCCTCTATGATATGCAGCGAAAAGACCACAAAGTACTCACTGGGGATGCATATGATCTTCAGCAGGCTCCTGTCTTCGTGGTCCCATGAATGATTCTCCTTTGACCCTGCGCAAAGCTCTTCCGGCTGATGAAGGGACGCTTAAGAATTGGAGCACACAAGCTCATGTCAGAGTAGCGATCGGGGAGGAATCTTGGGACTGGGAGAATGAGTTGAACATCGATTATCCGTGGAGGCAGATGTTGATTGCAGAATTAGATGCAAGACCAATAG encodes:
- a CDS encoding GNAT family N-acetyltransferase is translated as MNDSPLTLRKALPADEGTLKNWSTQAHVRVAIGEESWDWENELNIDYPWRQMLIAELDARPIGFVQIIDPHMEVTGYWGDIGPYKRALDMWIGEKEF
- a CDS encoding YqaE/Pmp3 family membrane protein, coding for MSGIVKVILAIILPPLAVALEHGAGKKLAVNIILTLLGWIPGVIHAIFFT
- a CDS encoding glycosyl hydrolase, with product MIRLRFLPVYALILVMTFSIQTLSAQKKKSEAESPESKGFFQDSTFSDIKFRSIGPAFMSGRIADIAIHPEDESTWYIAVGSGGVWKTENHGTTWKPIFDSQSVYSTGCVTIDPSNPHTVWVGTGENVGGRHVSFGDGIYRSTDGGSSWKNMGLAKSEHISKIIIHPDNSDKIWVAAQGPLWSKGGERGLYVSSDGGESWERTLGDDQWTGVTDLVIDPRDPMVLYAATWDRHRTVAAYMGGGPGSGLHRSTDGGMTWEKLTSGLPSSNLGKIGLAISPQDPDVLYAAIELDNRSGAVYRSADRGSSWTEMSKTVSGATGPHYYQELYASPHQFDKLYLMDVRVQVSDDGGKTFVRMNEKHKHSDNHAMAFKLSDPDYRLVGSDGGLYESFDGEKTWRFMANLPLTQFYKVAVDDSEPFYFIYGGTQDNNTQGGPSRTDNYHGIRNADWFITLWGDGHQPATEPGNPDIMYSEWQQGNLCRIDRTTGEFVYIKPQAEEGAPHERFNWDAPILVSPHNPQRLYFASQRVWRSDNRGDTWEAISEDLTRNEERFALEIMGSSQGIDNPWDVYAMSDYNTITSLAESPLRSGLIYAGTDDGIIQITEDGGSTWRKVLVNALPGVPATAFVNDIKADLHDENTVYVILDDHKSGDYSPFVYKSSDKGATWKNMGKGLPTPLLAWRIVQDHEDENLFFLATEFGIYTSLDAGQRWVKFTGGLPTISFRDLAIQRRENDLVGASFGRGFYVLDDYAFLREVSEEELAKESVIFPIKDALWYIKRPVLSFSEKGSQGDAYFTAPNPPFGATFTYHLNEGLKSKKEMRKEAEKERKNKDQDITFPGWDSLDDEYMQEAPALWAIIKDGEGRVIRKLKAPHSKGFHRLTWDLRRPSTRRVSLEDKPVGAPEDEPTGLMVGPGDYTVSLVKQVDGEFTEIAPDRSFKVVKMKEGALEGASPQEVAAFWKELEDFQRDRSAITFELERAQKRVKALQTALARAGSRPGDLDSRLHATLMELKELDRQLNGSPSKRAVRENTAPTLSNRYGFARTGVGNSTYGPTPAHRESLTMAQEELGEIRSSTQELLDETLPGLEKEVRDTGAPWVEGMSAPLGR
- a CDS encoding T9SS type A sorting domain-containing protein: MRISAIITVLIISASFHAQCYPDRHNTTWFDGWVSCEVSPNPITDYGETHWIQYDLGHQYLLGELSIWNHNDPDNLPRGVDALHVDYSEDGQNWSNLGTFNVPAADGTSIYEGDVLTDFNSEQARYVLLTVESTHGAPFCAGFSELKIGVEGVVTDITEFQTPDACFDVSIYPNPHRDIFNARIRSQCGGQMNVMIHDAMGRLVDERFLSGLNTEEFMTFDNAELPAGIYYLTVQQADALGRYQIVRTR
- a CDS encoding metalloprotease, whose product is MKWRGRQASRNVQDRRGSGGGMRIPGGRMGGGLGCGGLIIILIVILLGGDPTMLLQQQTQQAPSTEYRQTPGQERADDELAQFVKVVLKDTEDVWNKLYPDATGRPYQEPTLVLFDGQVQSACGFASSATGPFYCPADQQLYIDLSFYRDLSERFGAPGDFAMAYVVAHEVAHHIQNLLGYTRQVQSQKGRIPEREYNQLSVRLELQADFLAGVWAHHVEKAGYLEGGDIQEAMNAANAIGDDRIQKQARGYVVPDSFTHGTSEQRMRWFQKGYQTGDIRQGDTFSEQNL